A single window of Actinoallomurus bryophytorum DNA harbors:
- a CDS encoding Gfo/Idh/MocA family protein — MSRVLLAGFGGLGAGQDHQRTMYLPAFQAHPGFTVAGVAGDASLAASLGVPCYPGLAEALAECDAEVVSVSAPHAERAESVTAALRAGRHVLADKPLALTAAEAESIAAAALEAGTVCMPAHHQRFAPAIRSAKAAVAGGRVGLPWNIQADFLVAGGDPCPLGELTNFGVYPLDIVQALTGQPVRRVHARSGRGITILLLDHDHGLTSTISVGRIQETAGVRPGGLVLHRYRISGSNGVMNVDAAKPAATVRTSKDVRAHWSGPGTVALMLTELHAAISGGRRAEVGPQDALAAVRVVEAAQRSLATGRPVHLPQEGRM, encoded by the coding sequence ATGAGCCGCGTCCTGCTCGCCGGGTTCGGCGGCCTCGGCGCCGGTCAGGACCACCAGCGCACCATGTACCTGCCGGCCTTCCAGGCCCATCCCGGGTTCACCGTCGCGGGCGTCGCCGGCGACGCGAGCCTGGCGGCCTCGCTCGGGGTTCCCTGCTATCCGGGCCTGGCCGAGGCGCTCGCCGAGTGTGACGCCGAGGTCGTGAGCGTGTCCGCCCCGCACGCGGAGCGGGCCGAGTCGGTCACCGCGGCACTGCGCGCAGGGCGCCACGTCCTCGCGGACAAACCCCTCGCCCTCACCGCCGCCGAGGCGGAGTCGATCGCGGCCGCCGCGCTGGAGGCCGGGACCGTCTGCATGCCGGCGCACCACCAGCGGTTCGCCCCGGCGATCCGGTCGGCGAAGGCCGCCGTCGCCGGCGGGCGCGTCGGGCTGCCCTGGAACATCCAGGCGGACTTCCTCGTCGCCGGCGGCGACCCGTGCCCGCTCGGCGAGCTGACCAACTTCGGCGTGTACCCGCTGGACATCGTCCAGGCCCTCACCGGCCAGCCGGTGCGCCGCGTGCACGCGCGGTCCGGGCGCGGCATCACGATCCTTCTCCTCGACCACGACCACGGCCTGACCAGCACGATCTCCGTGGGCCGGATCCAGGAGACGGCCGGTGTACGTCCGGGCGGCCTGGTCCTGCACCGCTACCGGATCAGCGGCTCGAACGGCGTCATGAACGTGGACGCCGCCAAGCCCGCCGCGACGGTGCGCACGTCGAAAGACGTGCGTGCGCACTGGAGCGGGCCGGGCACCGTGGCGCTGATGCTCACCGAACTCCACGCCGCCATCAGCGGCGGACGGCGCGCCGAGGTCGGCCCGCAGGACGCGCTCGCCGCGGTCCGGGTCGTCGAGGCCGCACAGCGGTCCCTCGCGACGGGCCGGCCCGTACATCTCCCCCAGGAAGGCCGAATGTGA
- a CDS encoding IclR family transcriptional regulator, whose amino-acid sequence MAAPSRRTKQAPIDETRPASANYHANALARGLALLEQMAMRPEPPTLGDFAEHTALPKSTLVRLLSVLCELEYAVRVDDRPSYRLGHKVQRLATAYVSSLDLSVVAGQYLRPVAGRTGQTANLGVLDGAQVLHICVTEPDRPLRFMAPPGTRDHAYCTGLGKVLLAHVEPGVLRSSTPAEPFPAFTDQTITTLAGLTEELRLTRERGSALDDNERSAGLRCVAVPLLFGGECLAAISVSGPSGEFTEAQQEDYVAELKTAAEGLTADPDFDAALRIVHRSLRPAGFEPAG is encoded by the coding sequence GTGGCCGCACCATCGCGCCGGACTAAGCAGGCGCCGATCGACGAAACGCGCCCCGCGTCGGCGAACTACCACGCCAACGCACTGGCCCGCGGCCTCGCACTGCTCGAACAGATGGCGATGCGGCCCGAGCCGCCGACACTGGGCGACTTCGCCGAGCACACCGCGCTGCCGAAGAGCACCCTCGTACGGCTCCTGAGCGTGCTGTGCGAGCTGGAGTACGCGGTGCGGGTCGATGACCGGCCCTCCTACCGGCTCGGGCACAAGGTGCAGCGGCTCGCGACGGCGTACGTCTCGTCGCTGGACCTGTCCGTCGTCGCCGGGCAGTACCTGCGCCCGGTCGCCGGCCGCACCGGCCAGACCGCCAACCTCGGGGTGCTCGACGGCGCGCAGGTGCTGCACATCTGCGTGACCGAGCCGGACCGCCCGCTGCGGTTCATGGCGCCTCCGGGGACCCGGGACCACGCGTACTGCACCGGGCTGGGCAAGGTGCTGCTCGCGCACGTCGAGCCGGGCGTGCTGCGGTCCAGCACTCCGGCCGAGCCGTTCCCCGCGTTCACCGATCAGACGATCACGACGCTCGCCGGCCTGACCGAGGAGCTGCGGCTGACGCGAGAGCGCGGGTCCGCCCTCGATGACAACGAGCGCAGCGCCGGGCTGCGCTGCGTCGCCGTGCCGCTGCTGTTCGGCGGTGAGTGCCTGGCGGCGATCAGCGTGTCCGGGCCGTCCGGTGAGTTCACCGAGGCACAGCAGGAGGACTACGTCGCCGAGCTGAAGACCGCCGCCGAGGGGCTCACCGCCGACCCGGACTTCGACGCCGCGCTGCGGATCGTGCACCGGTCACTGCGCCCGGCCGGCTTCGAGCCGGCCGGGTAG
- a CDS encoding RidA family protein encodes MKTVHPEHFPTPAVPLSHGVRAGDLFFVSGQVATGPDGAVLVGDFEAEVNSAIDNVEAVLHAGGATLADVVKVGAYLSNAALFAPFNEIYARRIGDVPPARTTVVVGFGHPDVRVEIEAIAHLGK; translated from the coding sequence ATGAAGACCGTTCATCCCGAGCACTTCCCCACTCCTGCCGTCCCCCTCAGCCATGGCGTGCGCGCCGGTGACCTGTTCTTCGTCTCCGGCCAGGTCGCGACCGGCCCGGACGGTGCCGTGCTCGTCGGTGACTTCGAGGCCGAGGTGAACTCCGCCATCGACAACGTCGAGGCCGTGCTCCACGCCGGCGGCGCGACCCTCGCCGACGTCGTCAAGGTGGGCGCCTACCTGTCGAACGCGGCGCTGTTCGCCCCGTTCAACGAGATCTACGCACGCCGGATCGGCGACGTGCCGCCCGCGCGTACGACCGTCGTGGTCGGCTTCGGCCATCCCGACGTCCGCGTCGAGATCGAGGCGATCGCCCACCTCGGGAAGTAG
- a CDS encoding amidohydrolase family protein: MIDFHTHCHRPEHWGCEWDKHWRPVYGRGAHDYGPEEYDRAMAPVTAACVFGIRATAAGVLTPNDFTERFCAETSTETIGFMALDPADPDVLDQLADGVARGLRGIKLYPVLALFDPRDEKHDAFYRAATDHGLVVLWHMGATPSPAGDLSVSNPLVVDEVARRHPELVQIIAHLGHPWQRETIVTLRKNRRVYSDVSACWARPLDGYLALARAQEWDVVSKLVFGSDFPLWTPAEAVAGLRELASSHPAGFPPIKSSTVEWLLDGDPRPEMGLA; the protein is encoded by the coding sequence GTGATCGATTTTCATACGCACTGCCATCGTCCCGAGCACTGGGGCTGCGAGTGGGACAAGCACTGGCGGCCGGTCTACGGCCGCGGCGCGCACGACTACGGACCGGAGGAGTACGACCGGGCGATGGCCCCGGTCACCGCCGCGTGTGTCTTCGGCATCCGCGCGACCGCCGCCGGCGTGCTCACGCCCAACGACTTCACCGAGCGGTTCTGCGCCGAGACCTCCACCGAGACCATCGGGTTCATGGCGCTGGACCCGGCCGATCCGGACGTGCTCGACCAGCTCGCCGACGGCGTGGCACGTGGCCTGCGCGGCATCAAGCTGTACCCGGTGCTGGCGCTGTTCGACCCGCGCGACGAGAAGCACGACGCGTTCTACCGTGCCGCGACCGACCACGGACTGGTCGTGCTGTGGCACATGGGGGCGACCCCGAGCCCGGCCGGCGACCTTTCGGTCAGCAACCCGCTGGTCGTCGACGAGGTGGCGCGGCGGCACCCGGAACTCGTCCAGATCATCGCGCACCTCGGCCACCCGTGGCAGCGGGAGACGATCGTGACCCTGCGCAAGAACCGGCGGGTGTACTCCGACGTCTCCGCGTGCTGGGCGCGCCCGCTCGACGGCTACCTCGCGCTGGCGCGCGCGCAGGAGTGGGACGTGGTGAGCAAGCTGGTGTTCGGCTCGGACTTCCCGCTGTGGACTCCGGCGGAGGCCGTCGCGGGCCTGCGCGAGCTCGCGTCCTCACATCCGGCGGGCTTTCCGCCGATCAAGTCGTCGACCGTCGAGTGGCTGCTGGACGGCGACCCGCGGCCGGAGATGGGGCTCGCATGA
- a CDS encoding DUF1963 domain-containing protein: MPLTTGAPNADLTRTFPELAPYARTTVRLHPRRGEPGMRDSHIGGPLWWPAAEPWPHCGRHKDLNGRPNDPYPMVAVAQLTAAHFPELGFPGGTDLVQVLWCPEWHEQPHPHGWGQACRVVWRRTEEITDARAGNPDTEEDWDPEYDMVPRACVLHPERVVEYPWPEELPGDLGSRLEYGSAARDLYDDVAAVLGHKVGGSMNWSVSDMPSPLDCSACDAPLTLLLQVDTYEWGLGGWGPDGEPHRFWPLEERHLEPGSEEFEAARAPTGMTVGRGGHAGLFVCSADPTHPPSFFTQ, from the coding sequence ATGCCTCTCACGACCGGCGCGCCGAACGCCGATCTCACGCGGACCTTCCCCGAGCTGGCCCCGTACGCGCGAACGACCGTGCGGCTGCATCCCCGGCGCGGCGAACCGGGGATGCGCGACAGCCACATCGGCGGCCCGCTGTGGTGGCCCGCCGCCGAACCCTGGCCGCACTGCGGCCGGCACAAGGATCTGAACGGCAGGCCGAATGACCCGTACCCGATGGTCGCCGTCGCCCAGCTGACCGCCGCACACTTCCCCGAGCTCGGCTTCCCCGGCGGGACGGATCTCGTCCAGGTCCTGTGGTGTCCCGAGTGGCACGAACAGCCCCACCCTCACGGCTGGGGGCAGGCCTGCCGGGTGGTCTGGCGGCGTACCGAAGAGATCACGGACGCGCGGGCCGGGAATCCCGATACGGAGGAGGATTGGGACCCCGAGTACGACATGGTCCCGCGCGCCTGCGTCCTGCACCCCGAGCGGGTGGTGGAGTACCCGTGGCCGGAGGAGCTTCCCGGCGACCTCGGGAGCCGCCTGGAGTACGGGTCGGCGGCGCGGGACCTGTACGACGACGTCGCGGCCGTACTCGGCCACAAGGTCGGCGGCAGCATGAACTGGTCAGTGTCCGACATGCCATCCCCGCTGGACTGCTCCGCCTGCGACGCCCCGCTCACCCTGCTCCTGCAGGTCGACACCTACGAGTGGGGCCTGGGCGGCTGGGGACCGGACGGTGAGCCGCACCGGTTCTGGCCACTGGAGGAACGCCACCTGGAGCCGGGGAGCGAGGAGTTCGAGGCGGCACGCGCGCCGACCGGGATGACCGTCGGCCGCGGTGGTCACGCGGGCCTGTTCGTCTGCTCCGCCGACCCGACCCACCCGCCGTCGTTCTTCACGCAGTGA
- a CDS encoding LPXTG cell wall anchor domain-containing protein — translation MPETAFAAAGRVLFLLIAVVAMMTASLRPGTALAAQAPQNRCDVPGKVYTQTIIVDRKNGPIGTTTLFLVCRPSHVVAIVDSDGGTYKDLADFQAHNHLFGAGDTITLPRDFPAVDPGKRDLVTVSGHTGSSSVWWWMIGGVVLILAAGGGLLVLRARRRRSPAADPETDADAQEP, via the coding sequence ATGCCCGAGACGGCATTCGCTGCGGCCGGTCGCGTGTTATTCCTGCTCATCGCCGTCGTCGCGATGATGACGGCATCCCTGCGACCGGGCACGGCGCTGGCGGCTCAGGCTCCGCAGAACCGTTGCGATGTTCCCGGCAAGGTGTACACCCAGACGATCATCGTCGACCGCAAGAACGGGCCGATCGGCACGACGACGCTGTTCCTCGTCTGCCGACCGAGCCACGTCGTGGCGATCGTGGACTCCGACGGCGGCACGTACAAGGATCTGGCCGACTTCCAGGCCCACAACCATCTGTTCGGTGCGGGCGACACGATCACTCTGCCGCGCGACTTTCCCGCGGTCGACCCGGGGAAGAGGGACCTCGTGACGGTCTCCGGGCACACGGGCTCGTCATCGGTCTGGTGGTGGATGATCGGCGGCGTCGTCCTGATCCTGGCCGCCGGTGGTGGACTCCTCGTACTGCGTGCCCGCCGGCGGCGTAGCCCGGCCGCCGACCCCGAGACCGACGCCGATGCGCAGGAGCCCTAG
- a CDS encoding N-acyl-D-amino-acid deacylase family protein: protein MTDLLITGGVVADGTGAPERRADVAISGGRVEVVGDLVGRTATRVLDATGCVVCPGFVDVHTHSDLTLLSSPAAHSKVRQGVTTEIIGNCGLGVTPVLGDRAALRGAAGYLDLDPAVAWDWTDLPGYLDVLARARPAVNVAALVAHIPLRAGVVGFEDRAAGPAELDRMCGLLDDALAAGAVGASTGLVYAPLTYAREEELVALARTVAARGRTFSWHIRDYGDHLLDAVRQVLRVAETTGCRTQISHLTSVGRRNWGKAVRALDLIDAARERGADVAADMYPYLAGNAPLSQLLPAWAQTGGEAAMRERLADPGVRDRVRDAWSDLPNGWADITVSRIPVDRPGVTGRTLADLGGADTALDLVGEFGNAVMMVAGGRSEEDLLAVLRHPATVIGSDGQALDPDGPTGAGVPHPRSYGCYPRLFGDYVRSGRLPLAETVRKCTGAAAARFGLHARGELVAGKAADVVVFAPEAIADRATYAEPQRYPDGIRAVLVGGQVVVEEGSHRGARAGEILRAGHGG, encoded by the coding sequence ATGACCGACCTGCTGATCACCGGCGGGGTGGTCGCCGACGGCACGGGCGCGCCGGAGCGCAGGGCGGACGTCGCGATCTCCGGTGGGCGTGTCGAGGTCGTCGGCGACCTGGTGGGACGTACGGCCACGCGCGTGCTCGACGCGACCGGGTGCGTCGTGTGCCCCGGCTTCGTCGACGTGCACACCCACTCCGACCTGACCCTGCTGTCCAGCCCGGCGGCGCACAGCAAGGTGCGCCAGGGCGTCACCACCGAGATCATCGGCAACTGCGGGCTCGGCGTCACCCCCGTCCTGGGCGACCGCGCGGCCCTGCGCGGCGCCGCGGGCTACCTCGACCTGGACCCGGCGGTCGCGTGGGACTGGACGGACCTGCCCGGCTACCTGGACGTCCTGGCGCGGGCGCGCCCGGCGGTCAACGTCGCCGCCCTCGTGGCGCACATCCCGCTGCGGGCCGGCGTGGTCGGCTTCGAGGACCGGGCCGCCGGACCCGCCGAGCTGGACCGCATGTGCGGCCTGCTCGACGATGCCCTCGCCGCGGGCGCGGTCGGCGCCTCCACAGGGCTGGTGTACGCGCCCCTCACCTATGCCCGCGAGGAGGAGCTTGTCGCCCTCGCCCGCACCGTCGCGGCCCGCGGCCGGACCTTCTCCTGGCACATCCGCGACTACGGCGACCACCTCCTGGACGCCGTACGCCAGGTCCTGCGCGTCGCCGAGACCACCGGCTGCCGCACCCAGATCTCCCACCTGACCTCCGTCGGAAGGCGCAACTGGGGCAAGGCCGTACGTGCCCTCGACCTGATCGACGCCGCGCGTGAACGCGGGGCCGACGTCGCCGCGGACATGTACCCCTACCTGGCGGGCAACGCGCCGCTGTCCCAGCTGCTGCCCGCCTGGGCACAGACCGGCGGCGAGGCCGCGATGCGGGAACGGCTCGCGGACCCGGGCGTACGCGACCGGGTCCGCGACGCGTGGAGCGACCTGCCCAACGGATGGGCGGACATCACCGTCAGCCGGATCCCGGTCGACCGGCCCGGCGTGACCGGGCGTACGCTCGCCGACCTGGGCGGGGCGGACACCGCGCTGGACCTGGTCGGCGAGTTCGGGAACGCGGTGATGATGGTGGCGGGCGGGCGCAGCGAGGAGGACCTGCTCGCGGTGCTGCGGCATCCGGCCACGGTCATCGGCTCCGACGGCCAGGCACTCGACCCGGACGGCCCGACCGGCGCCGGAGTGCCCCACCCCCGCTCCTACGGCTGCTACCCGCGCCTGTTCGGCGACTACGTGCGGAGCGGGCGGCTGCCCCTGGCCGAGACGGTCCGCAAGTGCACCGGCGCCGCCGCCGCACGCTTCGGGCTGCACGCCCGCGGCGAGCTGGTCGCGGGCAAGGCCGCCGACGTCGTGGTCTTCGCCCCCGAGGCGATCGCCGACCGGGCCACGTACGCCGAACCGCAGCGGTACCCGGACGGCATCCGCGCCGTGCTGGTGGGCGGGCAGGTCGTGGTCGAAGAGGGTTCGCATCGTGGTGCGCGCGCCGGTGAGATCCTGCGTGCCGGGCATGGAGGTTAA
- a CDS encoding alanine racemase — protein sequence MTELADLATPALLVDRTRLERNVASMAGAMRDAGVALRPHFKTSKCLEVARRQLDHGAIGFTCSTPAEVRLLQDEGVGDLLWAHQPVGPAKVAFAVEALRRGGLMIGLDSAESAAPLSAAGVTVPFLLDVDTGLGRTGVSPERAVETAVRLAALPGLELRGVMTHEGHLGSYGADRTGLEEAGTQAGRRLAEVAAALRVAGLDCPIVSVGSTPGATSAPFVEGVTEARPGTYVYYDSGQVRLGSATLDRCAQTVLTRVVSAQRPGTVIIDAGVKAMSSDGLAGGSLGTVCDPSGRPLEDVAFVNGNEEHGYLTGSGTARLRVGDLLRVVPNHACGTTNMWSGLHVLDDGRTVDRWPIRARH from the coding sequence ATGACCGAACTCGCCGACCTGGCGACACCGGCGCTGCTGGTTGACCGTACGCGGCTGGAGCGCAACGTCGCCTCGATGGCGGGCGCGATGCGCGACGCCGGGGTCGCCCTGCGCCCGCACTTCAAGACCAGCAAGTGCCTGGAGGTGGCACGGCGCCAGCTCGACCACGGCGCGATCGGCTTCACCTGCTCCACCCCGGCGGAGGTCCGGCTCCTGCAGGACGAGGGGGTCGGCGACCTGCTGTGGGCGCACCAGCCGGTCGGCCCCGCCAAGGTGGCCTTCGCCGTCGAGGCGCTCCGCCGCGGCGGGCTGATGATCGGCCTGGACTCGGCCGAGAGCGCCGCGCCGCTGTCCGCGGCCGGCGTCACGGTGCCGTTCCTGCTCGACGTCGACACCGGGCTGGGCCGTACGGGAGTCTCCCCCGAGCGCGCCGTGGAGACCGCGGTCCGGCTCGCCGCGCTGCCCGGACTGGAGCTGCGCGGCGTCATGACGCACGAGGGACACCTCGGGTCCTACGGCGCCGACCGTACGGGCCTGGAGGAGGCGGGAACCCAGGCTGGGCGGCGGCTGGCCGAGGTCGCGGCGGCCCTGCGCGTCGCGGGCCTGGACTGCCCGATCGTGTCGGTCGGATCGACCCCGGGCGCGACGTCGGCGCCGTTCGTGGAGGGCGTGACCGAGGCGCGTCCGGGCACGTACGTCTACTACGACTCGGGCCAGGTACGGCTGGGCAGCGCCACGCTGGACCGCTGCGCCCAGACCGTGCTCACCCGGGTGGTCAGCGCCCAGCGGCCGGGCACCGTCATCATCGACGCGGGCGTGAAGGCGATGAGCTCGGACGGCCTCGCGGGCGGTTCGCTCGGCACCGTCTGCGACCCGTCAGGCCGGCCGCTGGAGGACGTCGCGTTCGTCAACGGCAACGAGGAGCACGGCTACCTGACGGGGTCCGGGACGGCCCGGCTGCGCGTCGGCGACCTGCTCCGCGTCGTGCCCAACCACGCCTGCGGCACCACGAACATGTGGAGTGGCCTGCACGTTCTCGATGACGGCCGCACCGTCGACCGCTGGCCGATCCGCGCCCGGCACTGA
- a CDS encoding fumarylacetoacetate hydrolase family protein → MKLATYRKDGQVRHGQIIDGTHVTDLGPGDLTPLLPAPDPLDGTARYPLEEVTLLAPLLRPGKILAVAANYQAHVTETGGDRIDKSRISPRLFLKPPTAISGPDEDIALPSVSDQVDWEVELVVVLGRGGKDIPAGEALDHVAGYTVGNDVSARSMDYGYERDTGDSAVGFFDWLNGKWLDGFAALGPWLLTADEVPDPQALEISLEVNGEVRQRGSTGDMIFSVAEQIAFASRLMTLEPGDLIYTGTPSGVGLASNRFLRPGDEMTARLAGVGSLVNRVR, encoded by the coding sequence GTGAAGCTCGCCACATACCGGAAGGACGGCCAGGTCCGCCACGGCCAGATCATCGACGGCACCCACGTCACCGACCTCGGCCCGGGTGACCTGACCCCCCTGCTCCCGGCGCCGGACCCGCTCGACGGGACCGCGCGGTATCCCCTGGAGGAGGTGACGCTGCTCGCCCCGCTGCTGCGGCCGGGCAAGATCCTCGCCGTCGCCGCGAACTACCAGGCCCACGTCACCGAGACCGGCGGCGACCGGATCGACAAGTCACGTATCTCCCCGCGCCTGTTCCTCAAGCCGCCCACCGCCATCAGCGGCCCGGACGAGGACATCGCGCTGCCCTCGGTGAGCGACCAGGTCGACTGGGAGGTCGAGCTCGTCGTCGTGCTCGGCCGCGGCGGCAAGGACATCCCGGCCGGCGAGGCGCTGGACCATGTCGCCGGCTACACCGTCGGCAACGACGTGTCCGCGCGGTCCATGGACTACGGCTACGAACGCGACACCGGCGATTCGGCGGTCGGGTTCTTCGACTGGCTGAACGGCAAGTGGCTCGACGGCTTCGCCGCGCTCGGCCCGTGGCTGCTGACCGCCGACGAAGTGCCCGATCCGCAGGCTCTGGAGATCTCACTCGAGGTCAACGGCGAGGTGCGGCAGCGCGGCAGCACCGGGGACATGATCTTCAGTGTGGCCGAGCAGATCGCCTTCGCCTCCCGGCTCATGACGCTGGAGCCCGGTGACCTGATCTACACCGGTACGCCGTCGGGCGTCGGTCTCGCCTCGAACCGGTTCCTCAGGCCCGGGGACGAGATGACGGCGCGGCTCGCGGGCGTGGGCAGTCTCGTCAACCGCGTCCGCTGA
- a CDS encoding sialidase family protein yields the protein MSRITRALVVPVVLAASLVAGGHATAAPTVRTFESDPVGQVPPACTTPSGAAAALVSSARGYQSARSLRLDDPSTTKITKVACAQPAQQGAELSFTAYPAALPNGFLVDLLGHQTGVAGVQTVFHLAVDGTGRVRWYDGVNWTQVAPAGTVPKADWTSFDVRVPSDQSAAHVYVGGRYVGDGGPVGVRALADITGYQFSSDGTPTSGDDVYLDDVGFGPAVNTPPPGGTAPFGIAPPVTVDQSPTPMQMPNAAVIEPHGTGRRVLLAYPAHGDDNTTTGTRYAHSDDMGRTWTVDQAANPMPDAASYNLTRLRDGDVLAVAYHTYMVAGSGDLKAEVDSSVSHDGGATWTARTGVMTAPTAMRPISTQTDRPGYSQGGYALVHPVVEDAGGTLYQSGYGFYAADTKYRQIVLKSTDGGVNWTVAATVAVNPDLTTAAGYEGFCEGALERVADGSLLIVMRIGSYLPMYVSRSTDDGATWSAATPLVAAGQNVVSVYPSLSLLPGGSLVLMVGRPGLALLSSPDGSGHTWTRPVEADYQNSANGVLLPTGPDSMLVFGDRGANWSHPTPSPYSIWSRMVTVSVSARGDDPPEPPDVGGSAPHAPRGLGSEGSLRS from the coding sequence ATGTCGCGGATCACCAGAGCTCTCGTCGTACCGGTCGTCCTGGCGGCGAGCCTCGTGGCCGGGGGCCATGCGACGGCCGCTCCCACAGTGCGGACGTTCGAGAGCGACCCGGTCGGGCAGGTGCCACCGGCCTGCACGACGCCGTCGGGTGCGGCGGCCGCACTGGTCAGCTCCGCACGCGGATACCAGAGCGCGCGGTCCCTGCGCCTCGACGACCCGAGCACCACGAAGATCACCAAGGTGGCGTGCGCGCAGCCCGCGCAGCAGGGGGCGGAGCTGAGCTTCACCGCGTACCCGGCCGCGTTGCCGAACGGCTTCCTGGTCGACCTCCTCGGCCACCAGACCGGCGTCGCGGGTGTGCAGACCGTCTTCCACCTCGCCGTGGACGGCACCGGCCGCGTCCGCTGGTACGACGGGGTCAACTGGACGCAGGTGGCACCGGCCGGCACCGTTCCGAAGGCGGACTGGACCTCGTTCGACGTGCGGGTCCCGTCCGACCAGAGCGCCGCGCACGTCTACGTCGGCGGGCGCTACGTCGGCGACGGCGGGCCGGTCGGCGTGCGGGCGCTCGCTGACATCACGGGATACCAGTTCTCCAGCGACGGGACGCCGACCTCCGGCGACGACGTCTACCTCGACGACGTCGGCTTCGGCCCGGCCGTGAACACCCCGCCGCCGGGCGGCACCGCGCCGTTCGGCATCGCGCCGCCGGTGACCGTCGACCAGTCGCCGACGCCGATGCAGATGCCCAACGCCGCCGTCATCGAGCCGCACGGCACCGGCCGGCGCGTGCTGCTCGCCTATCCGGCGCACGGCGACGACAACACCACGACCGGCACGAGATACGCCCACTCCGACGACATGGGCAGGACGTGGACGGTCGACCAGGCCGCCAACCCGATGCCGGACGCGGCGTCGTACAACCTGACCCGGCTGCGCGACGGCGACGTGCTCGCCGTCGCGTACCACACCTACATGGTCGCCGGCTCAGGCGACCTCAAGGCCGAGGTCGACTCCAGCGTCTCCCACGACGGCGGCGCGACCTGGACCGCGCGCACGGGCGTGATGACGGCGCCGACCGCGATGCGCCCGATCTCCACGCAGACCGACCGGCCCGGGTACTCCCAGGGTGGGTACGCGCTCGTGCACCCCGTGGTGGAGGACGCCGGCGGCACGCTCTACCAGTCCGGCTACGGCTTCTACGCGGCCGACACCAAGTACCGGCAGATCGTGCTGAAGTCCACCGACGGCGGCGTGAACTGGACCGTCGCCGCGACCGTCGCGGTGAACCCGGACCTGACGACGGCGGCGGGCTACGAGGGATTCTGCGAGGGCGCGCTCGAACGCGTCGCGGACGGTTCGCTCCTCATCGTCATGCGGATCGGGAGCTATCTGCCGATGTACGTGTCGCGGTCCACGGACGATGGGGCCACCTGGTCGGCCGCCACGCCGCTGGTCGCCGCCGGCCAGAACGTCGTCAGCGTGTACCCGTCGCTGTCGCTGCTGCCGGGCGGCTCGCTCGTGCTGATGGTCGGCCGCCCCGGCCTGGCGCTCCTGTCCTCACCCGACGGCAGCGGCCATACGTGGACCCGCCCGGTGGAGGCGGACTACCAGAACTCCGCGAACGGCGTGCTGCTCCCGACCGGCCCGGACAGCATGCTGGTCTTCGGCGACCGGGGCGCGAACTGGTCCCACCCGACCCCGTCCCCGTACTCCATCTGGTCGCGCATGGTCACGGTGTCTGTTTCTGCCCGGGGGGACGACCCCCCGGAACCCCCCGATGTGGGGGGCTCCGCCCCCCACGCCCCCCGCGGGCTGGGGTCGGAGGGCAGCCTGAGGTCTTAG